Genomic window (Streptococcus porcinus):
GAAAATAGCGGTGCATTTGTCTTGAACCGTTTTGAAGGTGGTTTACGTGAAAATATGGTTCCAGAATCAGCTACCGCTTTAATAGAATCAGCTCATCCCTTTAATGTTTTGTCAGCAGCATTTGAACAATTTTTAGCTGAACAGCAAGTAGAAGGTGAGCTTAAAGATCATGGTCAAGAAGTAGAAGTGACAATCATTGGTAAGTCAGCTCATGGTTCGACACCTGAGTTAGGTATCAATGGAGCTACGCTCTTGGCTAAATTCTTGAGTCAGTTCTCATTTGAAGGTCCTGCTGAAGCTTTCTTACGCATTGCCGGAATAACACTACATGAAGATTTTGATGCTAAAAAACTTGGATTAGCTTACACAGATGATAAAATGGGTTCTTTAAGTATGAATGCTGGTGTCTTTAAGTTTGATAAGACTTCAGATGATAATACTATTGCCTTAAACTTCCGTTATCCAAAAGGAATTGATGCTCAAGTTCTTAAGGTAGGTCTTGAACAACTTAAAGGAATCAAAGAAGTGACCTTATCTAGCCATGAACATGTGCCACATTATGTACCGATGGATGATGAATTGGTTGCAACCCTCCTTAAGGTGTATGAGAAACAAACAGGACTTGAAGGCTATGAACAAGTGATTGGTGGTGGAACATTTGGACGTCTCCTTAAACGTGGCGTAGCATTTGGAGCGATGTTCCCTGGTGATGAAAACACTATGCACCAAGCGAATGAATATATGCCATTAGAGAATATCTATAGATCAGCTGCTATTTATGCGGAAGCTATCTATGAATTTATTAAATAATAAAAGGAGCCTCAGGGCTCCTTTTAGAACGTAGACAAATTCCTAAAAATAAAAAATTGAATAGACTTGCGTAAAATGACAAAATATTAAACTCTTAGAAATGTTGATTTTCCAATGTTTCTGAGAGTTTTTGATTTTCATAATAAAGAAAAAAGATTGAAGAAAATTGTCCAAAATGGACTTTTTCTTCAATCTGAAAGGTGCCTCAGGGCTCCTTTTGTTATTTAATGGGAAATTTGTTCTTTTTCCCATACAGTATTATTTGCGGGTTGATGTCAAAAGATTATTTTCCTAGACAGAATTGACTAAAAAGCTGAGTGATGAGTTCATCTGGTGCCGCATCACCAGTTATTTCTCCTAGGATTTCCCAAGTCCTAGTGAGATCTACTTGCAGTAGGTCCACTGGCATGCCCATTTCGAGGCCATCATTAACAGCTTGTAAACTTTGAAGAGCTTGTTCAATGAGTGAAATATGGCGAGCATTAGAGAGATAGGTAGCATCTTGCTCTACTAGGCCTGCATTATCAAAGAAGAGTTGATTAATGCGGTCTTCAATCATATCAATGTTTTTATGTTGCAAGACTGAAATAGGGATAAAATCTGAGGGTAGCTGGTCAGTTTCTATTCTTTCTGGCAAATCGGTCTTGTTAAGTAAAATAAGGCGATTGCTTTCTTGACTTAATTCCAGTAACGTCCGGTCTTGGGGGGTCAAGGGTTCTGAAGCATTAAGAACTAAGAGGACTAAGTCTGCTTCCTTTAGAGCCTTTTTAGAACGCTCGACACCAATTTTCTCAACGAGGTCATCTGTATCACGGATTCCGGCAGTATCAATGAGTTTAAGGGGGACTCCTTTGATATTGACATATTCCTCAATCACATCTCGTGTAGTTCCAGCAATATCAGTAACAATTGCTTTATCTTCACGCAGTAAATTGTTTAAGAGACTAGATTTCCCAACGTTAGGACGGCCAATAATAGCGGTAGAAAGACCTTCACGCAATATCTTACCACGTCTTGCTGTGCGCAGTAGATTCTCAAGTAGCGTTTGAAATTTTTGGGTCTCTTCGCGCAATAGTGCTGTTGTCATTTCTTCAACATCATCATATTCAGGATAATCAATATTAACTTCAACTTGAGCTAAGGTATTAAGAATTTCTTGTCGGGTGTTGTTAATGAGCTGTGATAGGGAGCCATCTAGTTGTTTAACAGCAATGTTCATTGCCTTGTCTGTTTTTGCTCGAATAATATCCATAACAGCTTCAGCTTGTGTTAAATCGACACGGCCATTCAAAAAGGCTCTTTTTGTAAATTCTCCAGGTTCGGCCATACGAGCTCCTTGTTTAATCAAGAGCTGTAAAATTTCATTGGTGACAGCAATGCCACCATGGGTATTTATTTCAATCACATCTTCTCTAGTAAAAGTTTTAGGAGCCAACATGACAGTCACCATAACTTCATCAAGGATTTCTTGATTAGCTGGATTAATAATGTGACCATAGTTGATGGTATGAGAAGCTACCTCGTGTAAATTTTTGCCTTTGAAGACTTTATTTGCGATATTAAGGGCATCTGTTCCTGATAAACGAACAATCCCAATTGCTCCTTCCCCTAGTGGGGTTGAAATTGCTGTAATGGTGTCAAATTCTTTAGTTATACTCATTCCTTTATTTTAGAATAAGTCAGTTTAGAAAGCAAGGCTTTGGTTCAAATAGCTATTAGCTGTGCTATTTAAAAATTAGGAAAAAAATGGGAATCTCATTAACAAGTTGGCGCTTTCATGATATAATATAATTCCAACATGCAAAACTATTCAGGAGGAAACATGGAAGCACTTAAGAAAATTGCCGGTGTTACTGCTGCGCAATATGTCACAGACGGTATGACAGTCGGTTTGGGGACTGGTTCGACGGCTTATTACTTTGTCGAAGAAGTGGGGCGTCGGGTTAAGGAGGAGGGTTTGCAGATTGTTGGTGTTACTACTTCTAGTAGGACCACTAAACAGGCGCAAGAGCTAGGCATTCCTTTAAAATCAGTTGATGAGATTGACGTCATAGATGTTACTGTTGACGGTGCTGACGAGGTTGATAAAGCCTTTAATGGCATTAAAGGTGGCGGTGCTGCTCTGTTAATGGAAAAAATCGTTGCTACCCCAACAAAGGACTATATTTGGGTTGTTGATGAGTCAAAAATGGTTGAACATTTGGGAGCTTTTAAAGTTCCTGTTGAGGTAGTTCAATACGGTTCAGAGCGGCTTTGTCGTGTTTTCGAAAAAGCTGGTTACTGTCCTTCCTTTCGTATGAAAGATGGACAAAAACTAGTGACAGATATGCAAAACTACATTATTGATTTAGATATGAAGTGCATCGAGAATCCTTTTGCATTTGCTGAGATACTTGATGCTACTGTAGGTGTTGTGGAGCACGGTTTGTTTAACGGTATGGTTAATAAAGTCATTGTTGCTGGTAAAGATGGTGTCCAAGTTCTTGAAGCACCTACCAAAAATTAAATTCGTTCATCATTTTATAGGTTTTTGGGAGCCAACCGTAACCTCCCATAGAATGGAGACAAAATGTCCAAATTTAATCGTATTCATTTAGTTGTACTTGATTCCGTCGGAGTTGGAGCAGCCCCTGATTCAAACAAGTTCTTTAATGCTGGTGTTGCAGATACCTCATCTGATACTTTAGGCCACATTTCAGAGAAAGTCGGTTTAGATGTGCCCCACATGGCTAAAATTGGGTTAGGAAATATTCCTCGTGAGAATCCTTTAAAAACGGTTGCAAAAGAAGAAAATCCAATTGGTTACGTGACCAAATTGGAAGAAGTATCATTAGGTAAAGATACGATGACAGGCCACTGGGAAATTATGGGCTTGAACATTACAGAGCCTTTTGACACGTTTTGGAATGGCTTCCCTGAGGAAATTTTAACCAAAATAGAAGAATTTTCTGGGCGTAAAGTTATCCGTGAAGCTAATAAACCTTACTCTGGAACGGCAGTTATTGATGATTTTGGACCTCGTCAGATGGAAACTGGGGAATTGATTATCTATACTTCAGCAGACCCTGTTTTACAGATTGCAGCACATGAAGATATTATTCCACTTGAAGAATTATACAAAATCTGTGAGTATGCCCGCTCAATCACTTTAGAACGT
Coding sequences:
- the mnmE gene encoding tRNA uridine-5-carboxymethylaminomethyl(34) synthesis GTPase MnmE, which codes for MSITKEFDTITAISTPLGEGAIGIVRLSGTDALNIANKVFKGKNLHEVASHTINYGHIINPANQEILDEVMVTVMLAPKTFTREDVIEINTHGGIAVTNEILQLLIKQGARMAEPGEFTKRAFLNGRVDLTQAEAVMDIIRAKTDKAMNIAVKQLDGSLSQLINNTRQEILNTLAQVEVNIDYPEYDDVEEMTTALLREETQKFQTLLENLLRTARRGKILREGLSTAIIGRPNVGKSSLLNNLLREDKAIVTDIAGTTRDVIEEYVNIKGVPLKLIDTAGIRDTDDLVEKIGVERSKKALKEADLVLLVLNASEPLTPQDRTLLELSQESNRLILLNKTDLPERIETDQLPSDFIPISVLQHKNIDMIEDRINQLFFDNAGLVEQDATYLSNARHISLIEQALQSLQAVNDGLEMGMPVDLLQVDLTRTWEILGEITGDAAPDELITQLFSQFCLGK
- the pepV gene encoding dipeptidase PepV: MIDFKAEVESRKEAMLEDLIHLLRINSERDDSLADDKHPFGPGPVRALEHFLAMAERDGYKTRNIDNYAGDFEFGEGEEVLGIFGHLDVVPAGSGWDTDPYEPVIKDDKIYARGSSDDKGPTLACYYALKIIKELGLPVSKKVRFVVGTDEESGWGDMDYYFAHNGLKDPDFGFSPDAEFPIINGEKGNITEYLHFSGENSGAFVLNRFEGGLRENMVPESATALIESAHPFNVLSAAFEQFLAEQQVEGELKDHGQEVEVTIIGKSAHGSTPELGINGATLLAKFLSQFSFEGPAEAFLRIAGITLHEDFDAKKLGLAYTDDKMGSLSMNAGVFKFDKTSDDNTIALNFRYPKGIDAQVLKVGLEQLKGIKEVTLSSHEHVPHYVPMDDELVATLLKVYEKQTGLEGYEQVIGGGTFGRLLKRGVAFGAMFPGDENTMHQANEYMPLENIYRSAAIYAEAIYEFIK
- the rpiA gene encoding ribose-5-phosphate isomerase RpiA; this encodes MEALKKIAGVTAAQYVTDGMTVGLGTGSTAYYFVEEVGRRVKEEGLQIVGVTTSSRTTKQAQELGIPLKSVDEIDVIDVTVDGADEVDKAFNGIKGGGAALLMEKIVATPTKDYIWVVDESKMVEHLGAFKVPVEVVQYGSERLCRVFEKAGYCPSFRMKDGQKLVTDMQNYIIDLDMKCIENPFAFAEILDATVGVVEHGLFNGMVNKVIVAGKDGVQVLEAPTKN